In Rickettsiales bacterium, the genomic window CAAAAATTATGACAAAAAATATCAAAGAGAAAATTTTATAATTTATAATTTCTTGTTCGGACATATCTGTTAGTTAATGGTTTATGGTGCTTTACTATCAACAAAATTACTCCCCTTTCTTATAATTTTTCAAATCTGCGAATGTGCCGAGTGCTTGAAGGTAAGCAACTAATGCGTCAAACTCAGAAACTAAATTAGGGTTACCATCAAAATCACGAACATTTATATTTGTGCCATAACCGCTAGTTAAACTTGAAGCGTCAGCCTCAGCGGAAGCCTGCTTGATTGCATCATTATAAGCATTTTCAATCATTTCATCGCTATACGGAACGCCAAGAAGTTTTAGGGCTTTCATTTGCTTGCCAACTTCGGATAAATCAACGCCTCTATCATGCATAAAAGCATAAGCTGGCATTATAGATTCAGGCACTAAATCACGAGGGTTTGTGAGGTGTTCAACTTGCCACTCATCAGAATATTTACCGCCAACACGAGCTAGGTCTGGCCCTGTTCTTTTTGAACCCCATTGGAATGGGTGATCATATTTACTTTCACTTGCTAGGGAATAATGGCCGTATCTTTCAACTTCATCACGAATTGGGCGGATTTGCTGGCTGTGGCAGTTGTAACAACCTTCACGGATATAGATATTATAACCTGCAAGCTCAAGCGGAGTGTAAGGGCGAACGCCTTCCACCTTTTCGTGAGTTACCTCAAGGCGGAATAATGGAACAATTTCAACCAAGCCGCCAATTGATACTACTATCACTATAAAAATGAGAAGTAGAATTGAGTTTTTCTCTAATTTTTCGTGTTTTGAAAGCATTTTTTCTTATTTGTTTTGTTATTATTTCCAACCATTACCCCGCAACAAGTGCTGGGTGACAAGTTGTTATTTTAATCTCTAACCTCAAGCTCTTTGCTAGTTATGGTTTTATAGACATTGTAAACCATAATTAGCATACCAGCGATATAGAGTAACCCACCTAAAGCTCTGATTATATAATAAGGGTGCATTGCCATAACGGTTTCAACGAAAGAATATTCAAGCAAGCCATATTCGTTATAGCTTCGCCACATCAAGCCCTGCATAATGCCCGCAACCCACATTGCTGTGATGTAAAGAACGATACCAATTGTCGCAACCCAAAGGTGAGTGTTGACTAATTTATCAGAATATAGGCCTTTCTTATTCCACAAAACTGGCACAAGATGATATAATGCACCCATTGTGATAAACCCAACCCAACCTAGTGCGCCGCTGTGAACATGCCCGATTGTCCAATCTGTGTAGTGAGAAAGTGCATTAACCGCTTTGATGGACATTAAAGGCCCTTCAAAAGTGCTCATTCCATAAAATGCGAGGGAGATAATCATAAATCTCAAAACGGCATCTTCACGAAGTTTATTCCAAGCACCTGAGAGAGTCATAACGCCGTTAATCATACCGCCCCAAGAAGGCATCCAGAGGATAATTGAGAATGTCATTCCCAATGTTTGCGCCCAATCTGGCAGAGATGTATAAAGCAAATGGTGAGGCCCTGCCCAAATATAAATAAATATTAAAGACCAAAAATGCACAATTGATAATCTATAAGAATAAACTGGCCTTTCAGCACGCTTAGGAACGAAATAATACATAATGCCTAAGAAGCCCGCAGTTAAGAAAAAGCCAACTGCATTATGACCATACCACCATTGAATAAGAGCAGATTGCACGCCACCCCAAACCGGCACAGATTTAATTGATGTTACTGAAAGCGGAATTGTTAATGCGTTAATTATGTGAAGAACTGCAACCG contains:
- the ccoN gene encoding cytochrome-c oxidase, cbb3-type subunit I, producing the protein MISQKETFYNYDIVKKFTIATIFWGVAGFLVGLIIALQMAFPELNFAEYLTFGRLRPLHTSAVIFAFGGNALFATSYFVVQRTSKARLWGDKWAEFTFWGYQAFILMAGLGYLFGVTQGKEYAEPEWYADLWLCVVWVAYLIVFLMTLKNRKEPHIYVANWFYLAFIVTVAVLHIINALTIPLSVTSIKSVPVWGGVQSALIQWWYGHNAVGFFLTAGFLGIMYYFVPKRAERPVYSYRLSIVHFWSLIFIYIWAGPHHLLYTSLPDWAQTLGMTFSIILWMPSWGGMINGVMTLSGAWNKLREDAVLRFMIISLAFYGMSTFEGPLMSIKAVNALSHYTDWTIGHVHSGALGWVGFITMGALYHLVPVLWNKKGLYSDKLVNTHLWVATIGIVLYITAMWVAGIMQGLMWRSYNEYGLLEYSFVETVMAMHPYYIIRALGGLLYIAGMLIMVYNVYKTITSKELEVRD
- the ccoO gene encoding cytochrome-c oxidase, cbb3-type subunit II, giving the protein MLSKHEKLEKNSILLLIFIVIVVSIGGLVEIVPLFRLEVTHEKVEGVRPYTPLELAGYNIYIREGCYNCHSQQIRPIRDEVERYGHYSLASESKYDHPFQWGSKRTGPDLARVGGKYSDEWQVEHLTNPRDLVPESIMPAYAFMHDRGVDLSEVGKQMKALKLLGVPYSDEMIENAYNDAIKQASAEADASSLTSGYGTNINVRDFDGNPNLVSEFDALVAYLQALGTFADLKNYKKGE